GGTCCGGACTGCTCGACTGGATCCGCGGCACGATGTTGCCCGCAGGCAAGGTCGGCGAGCAGGACATCGCGCTCCTCTCGGTGACCGACAGTGTCGAAGAAGCCGTCCAGATCATCGTCAAATCCGCCGTCAACGGGAACGGGAGCCACCGATGAGTTGGTCGGTTTGTGTGTATTGCGCATCGGGGCCGCGTCATCCTGAGCTGCTGGATCTGGCCACTCGTCTGGGCACCGCCATCGCCGAGCGCGGATGGACCCTGGTGTCCGGGGGCGGCAATGTGTCGGCCATGGGAGCCGTCGCCCAGGCCGCGCGGGCGGCCGGTGGACGCACCATCGGTGTCATCCCGAAAACGCTGGTTCATCGCGAAGTCGCCGACACCGACGCCGACGAACTGGTCGTCACCACCACCATGCGCGAACGCAAGCA
The nucleotide sequence above comes from Mycobacteroides saopaulense. Encoded proteins:
- a CDS encoding LOG family protein, which translates into the protein MSWSVCVYCASGPRHPELLDLATRLGTAIAERGWTLVSGGGNVSAMGAVAQAARAAGGRTIGVIPKTLVHREVADTDADELVVTTTMRERKQIMEDRSDAFITLPGGIGTLEEVFETWTAGYLGLHEKPVVLLDPDGHYTGLLRWLDELQGKGYVAAPARDRLLVHTEIAAALDACKPTD